The Drosophila innubila isolate TH190305 chromosome 3R unlocalized genomic scaffold, UK_Dinn_1.0 2_E_3R, whole genome shotgun sequence genome has a segment encoding these proteins:
- the LOC117791235 gene encoding E3 ubiquitin-protein ligase RING1, giving the protein MASLEPTQNKTWDLSLYELQRKPQEIITDSTEIAVSPRSLHSELMCPICLDMLKKTMTTKECLHRFCSDCIVTALRSGNKECPTCRKKLVSKRSLRADPNFDLLISKIYPSREEYEAIQEKQMAKFNQAQSQQALVNSINEGIKLQSQNRPQRFRTNKGGGTGGGGGGGGGGNNSGGNSGGGGGGASATRAGSNAVHAHDTASNDSNSNTNGTDRENRDSVSAGPAVGAVTGAPAPINTTVAVATSAGTSGASTSSRMQVDDASNPPSIRSTPSPVPSNSSSSKPKRAMSVMTSERSEESESDSQMDCRTEGDSNIDTEGEGNGELGINDEIELVFKPHPTEMSADNQLIRALKDNCIRYIKTTANATVDHLSKYLAMRLTLDLGADLPEACRLLNFCIYVAPQPQQLVILNGNQTLHQVNDKFWKVNKPMEMYYSWKKT; this is encoded by the exons ATGGCCTCGCTGGAaccaacacaaaataaaacatggGATTTATCGCTGTACGAGCTGCAGCGCAAGCCGCAGGAAATAATAACAGACAGCACCGAAATTGCAGTATCTCCGCGAAGTTTACACAGCGAACTAATGTGTCCCATCTGCCTGGACATGCTGAAGAAAACCATGACGACCAAAGAGTGCTTACACCGCTTCTGCTCCGACTGCATTGTGACAGCTCTGCGCTCGGGCAATAAGGAATGTCCCACTTGCCGCAAAAAACTTGTCTCGAAACGCTCACTGCGAGCTGATCCCAACTTTGATCTGCTTATATCGAAGATCTATCCTAGCCGGGAGGAGTATGAGGCTATACAGGAGAAACAAATGGCCAAGTTCAATCAGGCACAATCACAGCAAGCACTTGTGAACTCGATCAATGAGGGCATTAAGCTGCAATCACAGAATCGACCACAACGATTCCGCACCAACAAAGGCGGTGGCactggcggtggcggtggtggtggtggtggtggtaaCAATAGTGGTGGCAACAgcggtggaggaggaggaggcgcgAGTGCCACTCGTGCTGGCTCTAATGCAGTGCATGCCCACGATACGGCTTCCAAtgacagcaatagcaacacgAATGGCACGGATCGCGAGAACCGAGATTCCGTTAGTGCTGGACCTGCAGTTGGAGCGGTAACTGGCGCTCCGGCGCCAATAAATACTACTGTAGCAGTGGCAACGTCTGCCGGCACATCGGGTGCGAGTACTTCCAGTCGCATGCAAGTGGATGATGCATCGAATCCACCCTCAATACGAAGCACTCCTTCGCCAGTGCCGTCAAATTCGAGCAGCTCGAAACCCAAGCGCGCCATGTCTGTGATGACCTCTGAGCGATCCGAGGAGTCGGAATCCGACTCACAAATGGATTGTCGCACAGAAGGTGATTCGAATATCGATACTGAGGGCGAAGGCAATGGTGAACTGGGAATCAATGATGAAATTGAGCTCGTATTTAAGCCACATCCCACTGAGATGTCGGCCGACAACCAGCTAATCCGAGCACTGAAAGACAACTGCATACGCTACATTAAAACCACAGCCAATGCGACTGTTGACCATCTCAGCAAGTATCTAGCCATGCGCCTAACCCTTGACCTAGGCGCTGATTTACCCGAAGCCTGTCGGCTTCTCAATTTCTGCATCTACGTTGCtccacagccacagcagctGGTTATCTTGAATGGCAACCAGACACTACATCAGGTCAATGATAAATTCTGGAAG GTCAATAAGCCAATGGAAATGTATTATTCGTGGAAGAAAACCTAA
- the LOC117791236 gene encoding uncharacterized protein LOC117791236, producing MASSSYKSKTVQLIKCFCGCSDMTVEEVQRIYTLTNSVQQTLLDGDARRLLHRYLELHRSGDKNEVEQYLDVYEKCDEYLQEDQRTFTQDEIDELCDLGLPFDLEQDLTRRTRNGQRTEINLGLNRIQGKCRNEIEASSNFKEFRNAILAKMRRGTK from the exons ATGGCATCATCGTCGTACAAG agcaAAACTGTGCAATTAATAAAGTGCTTCTGCGGTTGCTCGGACATGACCGTTGAGGAAGTGCAGCGCATTTACACTCTAACAAACAGTGTTCAACAAACGCTGCTGGACGGCGATGCCAGGAGATTACTTCATCGGTATCTGGAGCTGCATCGGTCAGGTGACAAAAACGAGGTCGAACAGTATCTGGATGTCTATGAGAAATGCGACGAATATCTGCAGGAGGATCAGCGTACTTTTACTCAGGATGAAATTGACGAACTTTGTGATTTGGGATTACCCTTTGATTTGGAACAGGATCTGACAAGACGCACTCGTAATGGGCAGCGTACTGAGATTAATCTTGGTCTTAATCGCATCCAGGGAAAATGTCGCAATGAGATTGAAGCGAGCAGCAATTTTAAAGAGTTTAGGAATGCAATTCTCGCAAAGATGAGGAGAGGGACCAAATGA
- the LOC117791275 gene encoding hydroxysteroid dehydrogenase-like protein 2, which translates to MINSGKLAGRTLFITGASRGIGKAIALKAARDGANIVVAAKTAEPHPKLPGTIYTAAEEIEKAGGRAHPCIVDVRDENQVRTAIQEAVAKFGGIDIVVNNASAISLTATPDTDMKRYDLMHHINTRGTFLVSKECLPYLQKSNHAHILNISPPLSMKAKWFGPHVAYTMAKYGMSMCVLGMAEEFRDRGIAVNALWPRTAIHTAAIEMLTGPDSASWSRKPDIMADAAYAILSREPKQFTGQFFVDDEVLESVGVKDLTDYACVRENADKLMVDFFVEAKNAPVEDAAPAAAPGGDAKIPQLFKKIESLLSAEIVSKTQAVYQFNINGDEQGTWFLDLKNGTGACGTGVPPAAPDATLTMNSNNFFDMFSGKLKAAPAYMSGKLKITGDFQKALKLEKLMKALKSKL; encoded by the coding sequence ATGATTAACTCTGGAAAATTAGCGGGACGAACGCTGTTCATTACTGGAGCGTCCAGAGGAATTGGCAAGGCAATTGCCCTGAAAGCTGCTCGAGATGGCGCTAACATAGTAGTTGCAGCAAAGACAGCGGAACCGCATCCCAAACTGCCGGGCACCATCTACACAGCTGCCGAGGAGATCGAGAAGGCCGGCGGACGGGCTCATCCCTGCATCGTGGATGTGCGCGACGAGAATCAGGTGCGCACCGCTATCCAGGAGGCAGTGGCCAAGTTTGGAGGCATCGATATTGTTGTGAACAACGCCAGCGCCATTTCCCTGACCGCCACTCCAGACACGGATATGAAGCGATATGATTTGATGCATCACATCAATACCCGAGGCACCTTCCTGGTGTCCAAGGAGTGCTTGCCATATCTGCAGAAGAGCAATCACGCTCACATCCTAAACATCTCCCCGCCCCTCAGCATGAAGGCAAAGTGGTTTGGACCTCATGTTGCCTACACGATGGCCAAGTACGGTATGTCCATGTGTGTGCTGGGCATGGCGGAGGAGTTCCGTGACCGTGGCATTGCTGTAAATGCCCTTTGGCCCCGCACTGCCATTCATACGGCTGCAATTGAAATGCTCACTGGACCGGACAGCGCCAGTTGGTCACGTAAGCCGGACATTATGGCGGATGCCGCATATGCCATTCTGTCCAGGGAGCCCAAACAGTTCACTGGACAGTTCTTTGTTGACGATGAGGTTCTAGAATCCGTAGGAGTTAAGGATCTCACAGACTACGCTTGTGTTCGGGAAAATGCCGACAAACTGATGGTCGACTTTTTCGTGGAAGCAAAGAACGCTCCTGTCGAAGACGCTGCTCCAGCAGCCGCCCCTGGAGGAGATGCCAAGATACCTCAACtgttcaaaaaaattgaatcttTGCTATCGGCTGAAATTGTTTCCAAGACACAAGCCGTCTATCAGTTCAACATCAACGGTGACGAGCAAGGCACCTGGTTCTTGGATTTGAAAAATGGCACCGGCGCCTGCGGAACTGGCGTTCCACCAGCTGCTCCAGATGCAACACTGACCATGAACTCCAACAACTTCTTCGATATGTTCTCCGGCAAACTGAAGGCCGCTCCGGCATACATGTCCGGCAAGCTGAAGATCACCGGAGACTTCCAGAAGGCTCTTAAGTTGGAGAAACTCATGAAGGCACTGAAATCAAAGTTGTAG
- the LOC117790477 gene encoding vacuolar protein sorting-associated protein 72 homolog, translating to MAASRSRRNNAGNKIAKLLDEEEDEFYKTSYGGFQDEEDDNEYVQKDEEEDVVDSDFSIDEQDEPVSDQEDAPEKKRKRGGVNTKAYKEPAKPTAKKDTKVVAALHRKRGGGGVVKRRVRPRFTVQDSGRKSIRTSTAIKTQATKIRLKELDDARKRKKKKVRVEDYMPTQEELLEEAKITEEENIKSLEKFQKMELEKKKTRPTKRVFTGPTIRYHSLTMPVMRKPTRTTTLPHDPKDPASKCERTFVTIENDFNDKAFHAIFRPKRAPKSSSGICPITRLPARYYDPVTQQPYYSIQAFKILREAYYMQLEQQNSGSEPPELAKWMEWRKLVKENRQKAATSIKNANN from the exons aTGGCTGCATCACGTTCCCGCCGCAACAATGCTGGCAACAAGATTGCCAAGCTGCTGGACGAGGAAGAGGACGAGTTCTATAAGACTTCGTATGGCGGATTTCAGGATGAAGAAGATGACAATGAATATGT ACAAAAAGATGAAGAAGAGGATGTCGTGGACTCCGATTTCAGTATCGACGAACAGGATGAACCTGTATCTGATCAGGAGGATGCACCAGAAAAGAAACGCAAACGTGGTGGCGTTAACACTAAGGCGTATAAG GAACCGGCTAAACCAACTGCCAAGAAGGACACGAAAGTCGTAGCTGCGCTTCACAGAAAACGTGGTGGTGGAGGCGTAGTCAAACGTAGAGTTCGTCCTCGTTTTACAGTACAGGACTCTGGTCGGAAATCTATACGTACATCTACTGCCATTAAAACACAAGCTACAAAGATACGACTCAAGGAGCTGGACGATGCTCGCAAGCGTAAGAAGAAAAAGGTGCGAGTGGAGGATTATATGCCCACGCAAGAAGAACTTCTTGAGGAAGCCAAAATCACTGAGGAGGAAAACATCAAGTCGCTAG AGAAGTTCCAGAAAATGGAACttgagaaaaagaaaacacgcCCAACCAAACGAGTTTTCACGGGCCCAACTATACGGTATCATTCACTGACAATGCCCGTCATGCGTAAGCCTACACGCACCACCACGCTGCCCCACGATCCCAAAGATCCGGCATCAAAATGCGAGCGTACATTTGTAACCATAGAAAATGATTTCAATGATAAGGCTTTCCATGCGATTTTCCGACCGAAACGGGCACCCAAAAGCTCTAGTGGAATCTGCCCAATTACCAGACTCCCAGCGCGCTACTATGATCCAGTCACTCAACAGCCCTACTACAGCATTCAAGCCTTCAAGATACTGCGTGAAGCGTACTACATGCAACTGGAGCAGCAGAATAGCGGCAGCGAACCACCCGAGTTAGCTAAGTGGATGGAGTGGCGGAAATTGGTCAAGGAGAATCGACAGAAGGCGGCAACctcaattaaaaatgccaataattaa